One Gossypium hirsutum isolate 1008001.06 chromosome A08, Gossypium_hirsutum_v2.1, whole genome shotgun sequence genomic window, gaaggaatagactacaatgaagtgttttctccagttgtgaagcattcgtctattcggattttgctagccttggttgcgcaatatgatcttgaactagttcagcttgatgtgaagaccgcgtttttacacggtgatttggaagaggaaatctatatgactcagccagatggattcaaggttgctggaaaagaaaattggatttgcaaactgacaaagtcgctttatggattgaagcaatctccgaggcagtggtacaagcgatttgatcagctcatgaaagggcaaaggtacacaagaagtaaatttgatcattgcgtgtattttcagaagctacaagaaggaactttcatatacttgctcttatatgttgatgatatgctaatagcatctaagagcaaagttgagattgaaagattgaagactcaactcaatctcgagtttgagatgaaagatctaggagaagctaaaaagattctcggcatggaaatatgtagagatagagctcatggcagagttagcttgtctcagaagcagtatttgaagaaagtactacagcagtttggtatgaacgagcagaccaaacctgtaagtaccccgttggcttctcatttcaagctttctgcacaactatctccttcgacgaatacggaacaagaatacatgttgcaagttccgtattctaatgcagtgggtagcttgatgtatgcaatggtgtgtacaagacccgacatttcacaggcagttagtatagtgagcaggtatatgcataatcctggaaaaggacattggcaagctgtgaaatggattctacggtatattcagaagaccgtggatgttggattactgttcaagcaggatagtACACTTGGTAaatgtgttattgggtacgttgattctgactatgccggtgatttggacaagcgaagatcaaccaccggttatgtttttacacttgctggaggaccaataagttggaagtctacactacagtctacagttgcattgtcaaccacagaagccgagtacatggctgtaacagaggctgtaaaggaggctgtttggttacaaggtatggctaaaaccttggggttggttcaggagcatattaacgtgtattgtgatagtcaaagtgctattcatttagcaaagaatcaagtctatcatgcacgtacaaaacatatcgacgtacgattccattttgtgcgggaaattattgaagaggggaaaatttgtcttcagaagatcaagactgcagataatcccgcagatatgatgaccaaggtggtaacagcaaccaagttcgaacattgtttgaacttgattaatatcctgcaagtttaacagttgaagaaggcactattaagtattgttgtcaaaagcagaaagaattgtgtgaagataagattatcctaatcaaatcttcaaggtggagattattagaatatacccataccccataccttgcccatacctttcccatacctacccatactttggaaaggtcaaagttatgggcaccaaatattttatttagtgttgggcatgggaaaatagcaatttttggtccctaagtgaatagtgactttgcaaggtggcccttgaatctcaactataaataggccaaccattgctcattctcatcatcccacatttgccattctctacttaaggcattgttctctctccctatttgtaaagtttcacttgtatttttggagtgaaatatatttggtagtgcccgaggacgtaggcaagatttgccgaacctcgttaaaattctggtgttctttactatttattgttcatattttgtgagtgtgattgtagtgatttattgtgctattaaattacgatagagggatattctggctaggaaagacttggtacttaagtgatcctcgtgattcacctctctttcctgggaattgaacttagtgtgattttttagtacaataattttactctttcacacgcttccgcacaacaggGTATGTAGATGTTTTTGTAGTTGTGATCTTAGGACCTCCATTGGTTGGGATTTTTTTCATAAAACGTAAGTTTTAGGTTTAATTCGATGTTATGTGTTCTTAATGTTATGTTGAGTGTCAATATCACTGAAGCCCTAATTAGTAATCGAATGAGCCATAGAGGAAAGAAATTTACATAGATAACAAAAATGGTCAAGCGCTTTGGGTAATTTACTAGTTTCCATTTGCTTGTACTAGATCCCAATTAAGGGTATAGAGGAATGTGTTGGATCCCCATTGATATAACCTTTGGTAGCTAGACTAGGCTTGTGCAGATGTGTTAAAATTCCTTGCGATTATCTCTGAAAATTCAGAAACTATAGTACTAGAAGCATTAACATATCATCTACTTACTCTATGAAGAAATTAAATGTTATACCTATTCTTTTCCCTTGAATGAAATTGGCCTTTATATGATTGTCATTCTTTTCACTTAGTATGATGTTTCTTTTCCTTTGTTCTTCCTCCTCACCTCCGAATATCTTTCCAAAGATATCTGTTTTGACTATTATAAGTTTCTACTGCAGGTTTATTGCATGGTTGCACATCCTTTACAACCTCATCTTGTTGCTACTGGGACCAATGTTGGTGTTATTGTCAGTGAATTTGATCCAGAATCTCTTCCTCCTGTTACTCCTCTCCTAATGTCAGCCGAAAGTCGAAACCTTTCTGCTGTCTGCATTCTTGCCAAGGAGCTGAAGCTATTAAACTTTCATTTGTCCAACACAACGGATCCATCGCTTGGAAATAATAGCTCTTTATCCGAAACAGGAAATTTAAAGGGAGATTCACTTGAACCATTGCATGTGACTCAGACTAGAAAGCGCATTAATGCACCTGTTCCTCATGATTCATATTCAGTTCTTTCAGTAAGCAGTTCTGGAAAGTAAGTACTCTTTACTTTTGTTTCGATTTGATTGTTGATTTGTTGTTTCTTTACTGAGTGCCCGTTTCAGCAATAAGTGTAGTAGATGATTTTGGATGCGGACATGCATTAAACTTTGAGGTCTGTCTACATGCTATTTCATCTCCAGTTTGGACAAGTGTTTCCTATTCTTCTCTCCTCCCAGCCTGGAAGAGAAAAATAGAACACTATGCCCTTGTCCCAGTCAACTATAAATACATCCTACTTTGCCTTGTGCATACACACATCTTATGAGTGTAGACAGATATTTCAGCTGGAATATGCAGCTCTTTAACCATACTGTTTATAGTGAGACGTCATCTTAGTGAAGAACTTCCGTGCAGGTATGTTGCTATTGTGTGGCCTGATATTCCTTATTTCTCAATCTACAAGGTTAGCAATTGGTCCATTGTTGATTCAGGGAGTGCAAGGCTTCTGGCTTGGGATACATGTTGTGACAGATTTGCTATATTAGAGTCTACTTTACCTCCTAGAATGCCCATTATTCCCAAAGGAAGTTCATCAAGAAAAGCTAAAGAAGCAGCTGCAGCTGCAGCTCaggcagcagcagcagcagctgcTGCTAATTCTGCTTCTGCTAATGTTCAAGTCCGCATTTTGCTAGATGATGGAACATCAAACATATTAATGAGGTCCATAGGTAGTCGCAATGAACCGGTATTTTAATCTCCTTGTGTAATGTATCTGTTACTTCATTTCGGTAGAATTTGATTCATTCAGGATGCATTGGTTCTTCAAATATGAGAGATGATTTCTTAGCGCCAGTGTGTATGTAacaaattttttatacaaattatgtTTTCCTTcaacaaatcaattttttttttcttttaactagGGGAGAGATTCTGATCATGTTagttgtgtttattatatgtgaaaaataACTGGATAGATTCTTTGCTGCTGCCGACTATTTCTGGAAATTTCAATGACTTGCTGAAAGAATTTATACTTCCAGCATTAAACAACACTGATAAGATTTCGTATTGTTAGATTTGGATGTGTTTCTCAGAACACTCCATTTTTGCTGCACAGCACAAGGTTAGACTCCTATCATAATTTGCAAATTTCTCTACTAGGTCGTTGGCCTGTATGGAGGGGCACTATTTGGtattgcctatcgaacatctccCAGGAATACCCTTGGTTCTGCAACAACTATATCAACAATTCAGTCTATGCCGGTGTCCGGATTTGGTTCTTATGATGATGGGTTTTCTTCTCAGAGATCTACTGCTGAGGCAGCGACTCTAAACTTTCAGTTTTTCAGGTGAAAATAGTTATTATCATTCCTGTATGCCAGTAACTTGATTTTGTCTGGTATAATAGTACAACTTTTGGTTGGGTTCCAAGCATAAAGCGTTGAATTAAGATATTTGAGAGACTAATTTTGTAGGGATTTGAATAATTTCCACTCATACTAAAAAAGATGATTACATAAGTTTTTATACAAAGAGAAAAATAAGGCATGAAATAATATACAATCCCTAATATCAAGTATATCTAATCTCTAATTTACAGAGATTGAAAGAATCTCATGGCTATCAATATTGCTGTCGTCAGCTAGTATTTAAAGTTGTCAACACTCCCCTTCAAGTTGGTGCATAGATACTACATATACTCAACTTGCAAATCAGGTTCAATTACTTAATCCTTTAGTGAACTGCTTGTCTGATGTCACATGAACTAAGTCTAAGAGATTGAGTTCAATTTTTCTCTGATGACGTGGTGATCTATGTCAATATGTTTTGTTCgatcatgttggactgagttttGAGCTATGCTAATGCAGCCTTATTATCACAGTGCAATGGTAATTTTCCTTTACTTGACAGTTTCAACTCCTCCAACCTTCTGTAGCCAAATAAGCTCACAAACACCTTGAGCCATAACCTTGTATACACCTTCTGTAGCCAAATAAGCTCACAAACACCTTGagccataaccttgtattttgcCTCAACACTCGATCGAGCAACTACATTTTGCTTTTTATTTCTCCAAGTGACTAAATTTCCCTCCACAAGTGTGCAATAACCAGTTGTAGACCTTTGATTGTTTAAAAATCCAACCCAATTTACACCTGTAAAAGCCTCTATCTAGAGGTGACCATTTTTAGAGAAGAAAAGTCTCTTTTCTGGAGTAGATTTTAAGTAGCATAGTATGTGAAAGACAGCCTGCATATGGGGTTCTCAAGTGTCATGCATAACTTGACTCATCACACTAATCGAGTATGCTGTATGCTCTGTCTGACAGATTTTAAGAGAGCTTTGAATAAAATTGTACTTATCTTATTAActaaagaattgaacttaaatagagaaaagagtcctaatcctaattgggaaaatagttcccttattctaataaactactaaaacataaaaagaaagataaaataaaaatatttctagaatatgaataaaacttatctacccaaataagatttatctacctaaataaatttaaaatatatacatatttcaacaccctccctcaagttggtgcatatatatcaatcatgcccaacttgcttacaagaaaatcaaagcttgtctttgtgagtaaccttgttttttaacaacttgagtgaaTCATTAAAACCAAGCTCGAGGAGACTGCTTCAGACCGtataaagatttcttgagtttacatactcgagttccaaatttttcttcaaaacctggaAGAGGATCCATAtaaacttcttcttcaagttttcCATTTAG contains:
- the LOC121204869 gene encoding uncharacterized protein isoform X2 produces the protein MKPVPKLACHSVASWRHPRAPNLDILTCVKDSYIWAIEHPTFSALTRPLCDLYSLIPPLLVATHKKLRVYCMVAHPLQPHLVATGTNVGVIVSEFDPESLPPVTPLLMSAESRNLSAVCILAKELKLLNFHLSNTTDPSLGNNSSLSETGNLKGDSLEPLHVTQTRKRINAPVPHDSYSVLSVSSSGKYVAIVWPDIPYFSIYKVSNWSIVDSGSARLLAWDTCCDRFAILESTLPPRMPIIPKGSSSRKAKEAAAAAAQAAAAAAAANSASANVQVRILLDDGTSNILMRSIGSRNEPVF
- the LOC121204869 gene encoding uncharacterized protein isoform X1, which encodes MSSFFSFFFHSTAALFVTVYWWRLNALNNDNSRQYYLFSYFKDIILFCRAIEHPTFSALTRPLCDLYSLIPPLLVATHKKLRVYCMVAHPLQPHLVATGTNVGVIVSEFDPESLPPVTPLLMSAESRNLSAVCILAKELKLLNFHLSNTTDPSLGNNSSLSETGNLKGDSLEPLHVTQTRKRINAPVPHDSYSVLSVSSSGKYVAIVWPDIPYFSIYKVSNWSIVDSGSARLLAWDTCCDRFAILESTLPPRMPIIPKGSSSRKAKEAAAAAAQAAAAAAAANSASANVQVRILLDDGTSNILMRSIGSRNEPVF